GAAGATTTAAGGAAAATTTATGGTAACAAAAACTACTGCGACTAGAATCAATACCATTAAAAGAAAACATCTTGTTTATAGTCTAATTACTGGTTTGATAATTGGATCGATCATAGGTGCGCCTCTTGGTTGGATTACTCATCGATATTACTATCAACAACGTCTAGCTCAGTTCTTACTTTGTCGAGAACAAAATAGGAACCAGCCAGCCGCTTATGTAGATTCTATTTGTGGGCGTTCTTTTTAGAAATTTTGACAATATCGAGTCCCACCAATCGGCTTTCTTCTTGTATTTACCATCTTTCCTTCTGTCCTCTGCCTTTCTTTGGTAAAACTATATTAGGTCTTATGTTATCATCTCAAGAAACTACCGAACACCAAGTCAATCAACCAGAAGCGTCGCGATCTCAACAAATTCCACTTTTTATGCGGCTGCGTGGAATTATTATATTAGTAGCGCTCTTAATTCTTGTTAGTTTCTTTACATACCAAATTGACTTTGCATTTCCAGGAACGCCAAGCCTCAACAATACATACACTCCTCTCAGCCACCCTACAGCACAAGAAATAGGTTCTTACGATGTGTTGGGCAAAGTTGTTAGTAAAGCTGAAGCAGAAAATTTACTAAAAACAGAAGAAGGGAAACAGTTACTTTCAGCAGAGAATGGCGCTGTTGCGATTACAGAAGATTTAATCGCTCTTGGACGAAAAGCTTTTTATAGAGAAACTTTTGGGAACGAAATTTTCTTTACCGATGTCACTGGTATCTTAAATGGTCCGCTAAATCTCATCAACTTGACAAAAGCCATATTATCTCTCAAGGGTCAACCTACAACGAATCTTCAAGTGACCATGGATAGAGATATGAATGTAGGTAATCGCAATTTCAAAAAGGGTGATATTCTGAATACCGGGCTTGACATCCCTGCTAACTCCTTCGTTCCTCTAGGAATGATGACTCATATCAACAAGGGTAAAATCCGAGTTGGTATAACTTGTGCGGCATGTCATGCCACTGTAGATAAAAAGACTGGACGTATTCTTGAAGGCGCACCCAACAACGATCTAGATACAGGCTTAATGCTGGCGTTAGCGAGTAACTCAGCATCATGGTTCCGTCACACAGGCGTTAATCCTTTAACAGTTCGCTCTGGCAAACAGACTTACATAAGATCCGATAACCAAGAAGCTCATTTACCAGACGCCAAAGCTTTAGAAGATGCAGTAGACACCCAATTGCTCAGTTGGACTCCAGGGAACTTTGACTCAACCGGAGACAATCACAACAATCCCTCCCAAAATCCATCTTCCTATACTATCGGTGCCTATCCTTATGGTTGGAGTGGTAACGCTGCTATTGGTTGGTTTCATGGATTAACTTCATTAAATAGCAATGTTCATGGAACAAACTCAGATCAAACATCAACGGCTGATTCTAGCCAAAAACTTCTAGGTATTGATAAAGAAACATACTTGGGTTTCATTCTACAAAACTCAGCTAATCCAAAGTTTAAGTTACCCCAAGGTACTAAACCATCAAAATTTTTCCAGAAAATTGACCCTACTCCCGGTACACCTGCTATGAATGAGGTGATTGCTATGCCGGGATATCCTAAAGGTTCACCTTTTATCCTAGATGGATTGATGGCGAGTTCGCCAGGATTTCCGGTAGCTGCACAACTCAATGGTATGTCAGCGTATCAGAACTCACTAGCACCATCTCCTGTAAAAACGCAAGATTCAGCTTCTGTTCGACAAGGAGCAGTCATTTTTACGAAGGCTGGATGTGTTGAATGCCACAGTGGACGTTACTTCACAAACAATCACGTTATTGCAGAACAAGAAATCAAAGCACAGCCTTCACGGGCAATAGCACAAGCTGCTTTTGCTCGCAACTTCGTATCACCGCAAACCTATCCAAGCAATGTGCCGGTTCCCCTCCCAGAAAATCCACCTGTATTAAATGTTCCTACAGATATTACTGCAAAACGAGACTTTGAACTGGCTTTTGCGATCGCTAATTCTGGAGGTTACAAAGTCCCTAGCTTAATTGGGTTGAACGTTACCGCTCCTTATTTACATGATGGCGGTGCTGCTGCAGGACCAGAAGCGCTAAAAGTAGATAAAAATGGTTATGACATTGTCAACCCAGACCAGTTAGGCATACCGGGAACATTATTAAGCAACATACTACCAGAACCGAGGGCAAGTTTGCGCGTACTTATAGACCGTAACTTACGCAGGCAAACCGTTTTAACCAACCGTGCCAATTCCGACTTGCAAGAGTCCAATGCAGATGGTAGCGGTCACAACTACTGGGTAGACAAACAAGGTGGTTTTTCTACTCAAAATCAAACAGATCTCATAGAGTTTCTTCTGTCATTAGATGACGAGCCTGAACTCATGCCAAAGCAAAAAAATTAATTAACTGGTCACTGTTCACTGTTCACTGTTCACTGTAAAGTGGCTGCGCTGTTCGTAAAACGCTTCCTGCATTCCACTTATGTAAGGCAGTAGAAAAGATCGCTGTTCTGGTTTGACACGTCTGCTAATTTCGTCCAGCAAGAGTTTATTCCATTGTGCCGTTATCTCCCACGGCACTCCGACTCGTTCCATAACCATAACACACAGATTCACCAATTCTTTTTCTACGGGTGCGAAACTCTTCTCCAAAACACACAGCCATAAATAAGCTTGAAACATCTGCAAGTCGCGCAAGCAAGAATGTTCTACACCTGGATGGTCAAATCCACCTCGACGACTGCGATAGTCAGGAAACATTTCTGTCAATTGATGGTAAACAGTTCGTGCAATATCTGAAGCAGCAGGAAACATTTCCTTGACAATAGTAAAAGCTGGAGAGTCTAATTCATGTTTTGCTACAGCTATGCAAACTCGCTGCCAAGGTATGGCAACCTGTTCTTCAATAAACCTAAAGTAGGGATAAATCAAAATTTGCTCTATGGGTGTAAGCTTTTTTAGAAGTAACTGATTGCTAAAGTTGAATTGTGTGGTCAGAAAACCAAGAGTACACCAATCTTTTGAAGCCGTGTATTGTTCTTGGCACTCTAACAACACGCCTTCCAACGCCTTAGCTAAATCTTCAATATCTGGAATACCCCACACTGACAGCAAAGAATGATTTATGGGAGTCATACCTGCTAGAGTCTGTAGCTTTTCTTCTACTGAACTGGTAGCAGAGGATGGCTGTTGATAAAGTTCCAGAAGCTCAATGTACACTTGAACAGTAAAATGTGTGAGTCGTCTTGCCTCACTTAAATCCACAACATTGGGAATATACTCGTATAAAGCTTTAGCTTGTATGCCCGCAAACTGGCATTTAGTGTCAACGATCGCCTCACGTAACTTGGAGACAGTTAAAGCTTTACCTTCAAGTGAAGATGCTTCTAGTAAAGAATTGTAGACAGAGGGGTCTTGCTCACAAAATACGGACGAGAAGTCTAGTGCGTAACGTTCTGCCCAAAGCTGAACAAAACATTCAACAGTAGGAGTACTAGCTGTTTGGGTGCTAATTAACATAATGCTCTAGCTGATTTCTTTAGTACACAAGTATCAATCATTGCGTTTAGAATTTTACTAATGCACGATATAGTCTTTTATAATTTTCTCTGAAAAAGCTATCTCCCACTTCAGGATACACTTAGTATTTTGATTTCTTTTGTAAATTAATTTACTTTCTTCATGAAGAAACGATAAAGATTAAAAGTGATTATTGGTGATATTCGCCGAGTTCTTCCTCAAACAATGCCCACTCATGACGGTTTGCATTATTTTGGTAATGACGCAGATTTTTGGGGTAGTACACGCAATGACCCACATACACCCACCTATCCCAACAGCGATTAATTTCGCACACCTTAACAACTACCCCGTGGTAGATGACATCTTCTCGTGATACCTCTAGCAATTGTCCTCGTCGATATCGAGGTTTTGTCTGAAGTGCAGTCATCTTTTATCTGTACCTCCTGTAGTCGATGCACAATTCCAAACCTGTTTTGACCGTTAGATCTCGGTACAGGTGATGGTTTACAGTGTTTATTCCGTTGAAGAAAAATCCCACCTTTGTAGGTGGGGTTAATTCTTAGGATTCATAATACAAATGTACCATAAACATTTGCAATTGGCATTATGCTTTGCATAGCATTGCTATTCAGAATGAAGTTTGGCTGAGAGAAGGCTAAAGTTATGCTTGGGCGACTCGCTTCTGCTCTTCGTTAGCAAAAAATATGATCGAACGATATTGCGTACTTGAGTCGGGACTTGAATTGTAAATCAACAACTGTCATTTTTTTGTCATATTCATTCCTGATAATTAAAACAGTAAAATCTGGCAACTCGCATTCCTGGGCGTTACACGCACTTAACCATCGAATGGCAGTGGGGAACTATGACAAAACAGGATAATCCTGAAAATGCAAAACCTAGCGGCGTCTCTCGTCGCGGATTTTTCAAAAGGGCAAGTGTCACCGTAGCTAGCGCAGCTATTTTAGATTCTGGTTTGATTGGTACCAAAGAAGCAGCAGCAGCACCTTCCAACTTTGTTGGTCCAAGACGAACACCGATTAAACTCCGTATTAATGGAGCTGAGCGTCGTATGGAACTCGAACCCCGCACTACCCTTGCTGAGGCTTTGCGCTTCGAGTTAGGTTTGACAGGCACGAAAATTGTTTGCGATCGCGGTTCTTGTTCCGCTTGTACAGTTTGGTTGGATTCAACACCTGTGTGCTCGTGTATGATGCTGGCAATGGATGTGGGCGATCGCGCCATCACCACCATCGAAGGACTCGCCAAAGGAGAAGATTTGCATCCAGTACAGGCTGCATTCATTGAATACGATGCCCAGCAATGCGGTTATTGTACGCCAGGGATGGTGATGAGTTGCGCGGCTCTCCTGGCAAAGAATTCAAACCCCACACTTGAAGATATACAAGCAGCTACAAGCGGTAATTTGTGTCGTTGCGGTACTTATCCCAAAGTGTTTGAAGCAACCCTCGCGGCGGCCAAGTCCATTCAAAGTGCGAGGAGTTAAAGGTATGGTATCACTGGTCACTGGTTACTGGTCACTGTTCACTGTTCAAAAAAGGAGTTAAAGCTATGGCTCCCAATCGCAAGCTCAAGAGAAATAGAAAGCGTTATGTCATCTTCATGGCTTCTGCGATCGCTACAACCGTTGCAGACGCAACCGCAAAAAGCCATGCTCAATCGAGTTCATCTACCTCAGGGGGGATGACAAACATTGCCATTGGTATTCCTGGCATCAGTATGAGTCAGGTTCAGCGAGAGATTCCACCGGATGAACCACCACCACTGCCTCCCAACGCCGAACTTTCCGTAATTGGCAAGCGCACTCAGCGTTTGGATGCCCGCCTCAAGGTAACAGGAACGGCGCGTTACACATCAGATGTACAGTTGCCCGGTATGCTTTATGGAAAAATGTTGCGATCGCCTTATCCGCACACCCGCATTCGCTCCATTGATACTAGTGCCGCAGAACGCTATCCTGGAGTGCGTGCCGTGCATATCCTCGACAAGGTCGTAGGCGGTGCAACAGAGCGCGACCCCAAACCCGTTACAACCGGACAACTACCCCTCATTCGCTTTGTCGGTCAGCCCATAGCTGCTGTGGCTGCAACAACACCAGATGCAGCAGAAGAAGCAGTGCGATCGATCCGCGTAGAGTACGAGCAATTGCCCTTTGTTGCCGATATGGATGCAGCACGTCAACCCAACGCACCCTTGGTTTTTGAAGGACCAACAGAACAAGTGGCCACGGGTGGTGGTGGTGGAGCACCTAAGGGGTTACCACAACGCGGCAATGTGCGAGGACCAGTCAAAGAAAACCCATTTGGAGGAGCGCGTGGTGACATTAAACAAGGGTTTGCGGAAGCAGAGGTGACCGTCGAAGGAGAATTTCGCACGCAAGTCCAAACCCACTCTGCACTGGAAACCCACGGTGTTGTTGCTGATTGGAAACCGTCAGGCTTGACAGTTTATATCTCAACGCAAGGCACTGCAGGTGTACGCGACGAGCTTGCAGAATTATTTAAGTTGCCGAAAAGCCAAGTGCGCGTGATTACGGAATTTATGGGCGGTGGCTTTGGTGCCAAATTCGGTGCGGGTAATTACGGTGCAGCCGCGACTTACCTCTCAAAGAAAGCAGGTGCGCCCGTGCGTCTGATGCTTGATCGTAAAGAGGAGCATCTTGCCGTTGGCAATCGTCCCGGTACAATGCAAAAACTGCGTATTGGAGCCAAGCGTGATGGAACGCTAACCGCCATCAGTCTCAGTGCTTACGGAACGGCTGGTGTTGGATTGGGAGCGGGCGTTGGTAACGTGGCTCAAGTCATGTACAAATGTCCAAACTTTGATTCAGAACAGTACGACGTTTTCATCCACGCTGGACCGGGTGCTGCCTTTCGCGCCCCCGGTAATCCCCAAGGTGCTTTTGCCTTGGAGCAACTCATTGATGAACTCGCCGAAAAAATTAAAATTGACCCAGTCGCACTGCGTGACAAAATTGATGAGAGTCCGACACGTCGCGAACAACGCCGTATCGGAGCCGAACGCATCGGTTGGAGTCAGAGACACGCGCCCGGTGCTGACTCTGGAGCGATTAAACGCGGTATCGGTATGGCACAGTCTTTTTGGCCTCGTATCGTTCATACAGATTCATCATGTGAAGTACGAGTTTTGCGTGATGGTTCAGTAGAAGTACGGTCAAGCGTACAAGATATTGGTACTGGTATCCGCACTGTATTGGCACAGGTCGTTGCGGAAGAGTTTGGTTTGCAAGCAACAGACATTACTGTGCGTATCGGTGATACTATGTTTCCTGCTGGTCCACCTTCAGGTGGTAGTAAAACTACTGGCTCAATTACGCCGGCTGCTCGCAATGCTGCTTACAGTGTTCGGCAACAAATGTTACAACAAATTGCACCAGCTTTAGAAGTGAGTGCAGATGCTTTAGCGATGAAAGACGGACGTATCTTTGTTCGTGCTACACCATCGAAAGGGTTGTCGTTTCGTGAGGCTGCCAAGAAGTTGCGAACAGAGCAGATTGCAGTCATAGCAAGCCGCAGTGAAGACTATGGTGGTTTCCAAGTCAAAAACCCGACAGGGAATAGCTTTTCGCATGGTGGGTTAGGTGGCGTGCACTTTGTTGAAGTGTCAGTTGATACGGAAATAGGATTGGTGCGAGTCGATCGCGTCGTAGCCGTCCACGATTGTGGTCGTCCGATTAATCCATTGCAACTAGAAAGCCAAATTAATGGCGGTATTCTTCAAGGCACATCATGGGCGCTTTACGAGAATCGG
This genomic interval from Scytonema hofmannii PCC 7110 contains the following:
- a CDS encoding di-heme oxidoredictase family protein, with product MLSSQETTEHQVNQPEASRSQQIPLFMRLRGIIILVALLILVSFFTYQIDFAFPGTPSLNNTYTPLSHPTAQEIGSYDVLGKVVSKAEAENLLKTEEGKQLLSAENGAVAITEDLIALGRKAFYRETFGNEIFFTDVTGILNGPLNLINLTKAILSLKGQPTTNLQVTMDRDMNVGNRNFKKGDILNTGLDIPANSFVPLGMMTHINKGKIRVGITCAACHATVDKKTGRILEGAPNNDLDTGLMLALASNSASWFRHTGVNPLTVRSGKQTYIRSDNQEAHLPDAKALEDAVDTQLLSWTPGNFDSTGDNHNNPSQNPSSYTIGAYPYGWSGNAAIGWFHGLTSLNSNVHGTNSDQTSTADSSQKLLGIDKETYLGFILQNSANPKFKLPQGTKPSKFFQKIDPTPGTPAMNEVIAMPGYPKGSPFILDGLMASSPGFPVAAQLNGMSAYQNSLAPSPVKTQDSASVRQGAVIFTKAGCVECHSGRYFTNNHVIAEQEIKAQPSRAIAQAAFARNFVSPQTYPSNVPVPLPENPPVLNVPTDITAKRDFELAFAIANSGGYKVPSLIGLNVTAPYLHDGGAAAGPEALKVDKNGYDIVNPDQLGIPGTLLSNILPEPRASLRVLIDRNLRRQTVLTNRANSDLQESNADGSGHNYWVDKQGGFSTQNQTDLIEFLLSLDDEPELMPKQKN
- a CDS encoding (2Fe-2S)-binding protein encodes the protein MTKQDNPENAKPSGVSRRGFFKRASVTVASAAILDSGLIGTKEAAAAPSNFVGPRRTPIKLRINGAERRMELEPRTTLAEALRFELGLTGTKIVCDRGSCSACTVWLDSTPVCSCMMLAMDVGDRAITTIEGLAKGEDLHPVQAAFIEYDAQQCGYCTPGMVMSCAALLAKNSNPTLEDIQAATSGNLCRCGTYPKVFEATLAAAKSIQSARS
- a CDS encoding xanthine dehydrogenase family protein molybdopterin-binding subunit gives rise to the protein MAPNRKLKRNRKRYVIFMASAIATTVADATAKSHAQSSSSTSGGMTNIAIGIPGISMSQVQREIPPDEPPPLPPNAELSVIGKRTQRLDARLKVTGTARYTSDVQLPGMLYGKMLRSPYPHTRIRSIDTSAAERYPGVRAVHILDKVVGGATERDPKPVTTGQLPLIRFVGQPIAAVAATTPDAAEEAVRSIRVEYEQLPFVADMDAARQPNAPLVFEGPTEQVATGGGGGAPKGLPQRGNVRGPVKENPFGGARGDIKQGFAEAEVTVEGEFRTQVQTHSALETHGVVADWKPSGLTVYISTQGTAGVRDELAELFKLPKSQVRVITEFMGGGFGAKFGAGNYGAAATYLSKKAGAPVRLMLDRKEEHLAVGNRPGTMQKLRIGAKRDGTLTAISLSAYGTAGVGLGAGVGNVAQVMYKCPNFDSEQYDVFIHAGPGAAFRAPGNPQGAFALEQLIDELAEKIKIDPVALRDKIDESPTRREQRRIGAERIGWSQRHAPGADSGAIKRGIGMAQSFWPRIVHTDSSCEVRVLRDGSVEVRSSVQDIGTGIRTVLAQVVAEEFGLQATDITVRIGDTMFPAGPPSGGSKTTGSITPAARNAAYSVRQQMLQQIAPALEVSADALAMKDGRIFVRATPSKGLSFREAAKKLRTEQIAVIASRSEDYGGFQVKNPTGNSFSHGGLGGVHFVEVSVDTEIGLVRVDRVVAVHDCGRPINPLQLESQINGGILQGTSWALYENRHLCQKSGVMVNANFDQYKILGSRETPKIEILLLEDYQGRSSTDAGGIGEPAIIPTAAAIANAIYNATGVRLRELPMTPEKVLAALNVSRRTS